The genomic DNA TCAGGCTGGGAGATTATCTCAGGGACCCTGCTGACGATCTCCTCCACCGGGACCTTCTCGAACTTGCCGCCGCGGTCTCCGTGGATCATGGACATGACGATCCAGTTCACGCGCATGGCCGCATCGTTGCCGACGAGATAGTCGCCCGCCCTGGCGGCGAAGACGGCCTGCGCCGCCTCGCCCCTGACCGTGATGATGCCGCGGCCGATCGCCTCGGCCATGACCCTGTCGGTGTCCCAGTGGTTGCCCACGACCTTGACCACGCCCTCGAGCCTGCCCTCGGGCGCGAGCTGCGCGACCGCCTCGGTCGCGGTCGTGCCCTCCTGCCCCGGGGAGTGATGGTCCGCCACTATCGCATCCGCTGCGCGCTCAGCCGGGATGTTCTCCGGCGCGAAGTCTATCAGGAGGACCTTCTCGCCGGGCTTAACATCATCGAACACGCGGGAGACATCCTTGCCGGATATGGTCTGGCTCCTGACTGGCGCAGGGTCGATTTTCCCGTCAAGGCCTGAAACGACGCCGCCGATGAACGCGGCCGCCCCTGAGAGCAGACCGCCGATGTCGTCCTTGAGCCCGGCGATGAAGCGGCCAAGCAGCCCTGCATCGTCGTCTCCCGCCGACTTTGCCTCCGGCCTTGAGACCGTCTCCGCCCTGCATTCACAGGGGACATCCCTGACCCCGGTCAGGAGCGTTGAGGAGGGGAACACAGTGCCTATAAGCGACATGACGAGCAGCGAGTCCTTGACCTTGCAGAAGGCGTCGGTCGCCGCATCGGCAGCGCGGTCCATCAGCGGCCTTTTATCCGTTGATGCGGCCGGATCTGTTTCGGAATCGAGGTCGATATCAACGTCAGAGCCGCGCAGACCCAGCGCATCCTCCGTTGATCTCGAATTCACGGTCTCGTTGGCGGATTTGATCAGAGACATGGTGCTCCTCTCCCATGATGAGAAGGCGCCCCCGCCTCATGTTTCATTATCGACAGGCCATATGCCTGAGTTGCGGCCAGCGGGAAAAAAGGCCTAAAAGGCCCGAAACAAACCTCCGTATCATTATATGTGGGGATCGATCAGATCTTGAACCTGGGCCTCACGCTGTCCCTTGCCTTACGGGCAGCGCGCTCTGCTGCGCGATCGGCCGAGTCCCTGACCTTCACGGCGCGGGCCGCATCCCTGAGCTCCGCCTCAACCTTCGCAGGTCGATCTCCGAGCACGGCATCGACGATCGACGCCCGGGGGGCCCTGATCTCCTCGATATCGCTGATATCGAGCTGCATCGAGGCCTCGCCGGCCCTTCTTATCTCCTCCATCTCGCTGATATCGAGCTGCATCGAGGCCTCGCTGACATCCCTGATCACCTCTATTTCATGCAGGTGCAACTCCATCGGTTTCTCGGCGATCGGCATCCTTCCTCCTTGACTCCTTGCGATCTCCGCCCTTACCTCCTCTATCATCGCCTCCACATCGACCGGAGGCTTTGCCAGCTCAGGCGCGCGAGGCATGGGGAGTTTCTCGTTCATGTCGCCAGGCAGCATGATGGTGGTGCCCGCCGGCGGCTGCGCGAGTCCGGCCCTGTCGAACGCCTGCCTCACGCCCTCCTTTGTCAGGAAGCCGAAATGGTTGATAAGCGCGCCCTTGCCGCCGGCCTGCTTCAAAACCTCGTTCGGCACATGCATGAGCCTCACGCCGCGGAAGGCAGGGTCGTTGAGTATCTGCGAGAGCGCCTCGGCCATCGCAAACCTCTCCGCAGGGGCCTTTTCCTTGAACCAGCCGTTGCGGAAGAGCGCCGAGTGCACCTCGCGAATTTCGATGTCGGACAGGCTCGCACTCGGGGATGCCTGCTTCCACGCCTTTTCCTCCATGGCGATGAAGGCTGCCTGCCTCACGAGCCATGAATCGGGCGGAGAGTCGCTGCTGTTGTAGAGCGGGGCTTTCTTCATCTTGTCGAGGCGCGCGGCGCTGTTGCGGAGCGCATCGGTGCGCTCCCTTTCGGCGACGTGGATCAGGTTCTCCCTCATGAGCCGGTGAATCCTCTGCCACTCCGCATGCAGCCTCCCGGCCATATCGTGCAGTTGATCGATCTTCGCCTTTCTGAACTCCTCTATCGATCGCATGCGAAGCGCGAGCCTCGCGGGCAGCGACAACCCTGAGTTCTCGATGAAGACCCGGTCCACGACCGATTCCAGCAGGAAGCCGCGGTTGTCGAGATATCTCTCGCGCTCCTCGTGCGGCATCTTCGCGATAAGCGAGAGCGATCGAATGACGCTCACCAGCGGGCCCTTCCCCCAGATCCTGTCATAGGGCCCGGTTATGGTTTCAGAGACGCGAACAACCCCACGGATCAGGACCTTTTCGCCCGTCTCCCTGCTCCATATCTCGCGCTCGCCCTCCACAGCCGATCTCTTCCCATCGTGGACAGGCCTCAGCGCCGACACCGCATAGGTGATCGCCGATTTCCTGAAATCGGCCCGCATCGCCTTGGGGAGATGTTTTTCGATCCTCGCGATCGAGCGATCGAACATATACGCGGCATCCGGCGGCAGGGGCTTCATCTTCGGAGGCGCCGGCAGACGAGGCTTCATGGCGGGCGGCAGCGGTGGGGGCTGACCGACCGTCCTCTCATTTACGATGTAGCGGTCCGCGACATTGACAGGGCTGAAGGCCCTCGAGAAAAATCCCTTGACCCTCTCCAACAGCCCCTTCCCCTCCTCGTAAACCTGCGTCTCGCGCTCCTCAAATGCCGGGCGCTCCATTTGAGGTTGAGGCCTGGGCGCAACAGCCTCCTGTGCAGAGAGATCAAGGCCCAGGCTTCCGAGATCAAGGCTTGTCGAAGGCTCCTTAGGCAGCCCCCTCGTATCGAGCATCAGCGACTGATTCATATCGACTGACGGGACCGGCGACGCAGCGACAGGCTTGGGCCTTGGCAGCCCAGCGGGCTGCGCAGAGGGTTTGGCCTCTTTCGACTGCGGAGAAGGCCTGGGCACAGGCACTTCGAGGCCCAGGCTTCCGAGGTCAAGGCTTGTCGAAGGCTCCTTAGGCAGCCCCCTCGTATCGAGCATCAGCGACTGATTCATATCGACCGGCGGGACCGGTGACACGGCGACAGGTCCGGGCTTAGGCAATTGAGCCGGGACAACAGCAGGCCTAGGCTCAACTCCTGCCGGCGACGGCCTGGGAACAGGAATCCCGTCCCTTGCAAGGGCAGGATCAGGCTGAGGTTGAGGTTCAGGTTGAGGTTGAGGTTGAGGTTGAGGTTTAGGCTGAGGCTGAGGTTCAGGTTTAGGCTGAGGTTCAGGCTGAGGCTGAGGCTGAGGTTGAGCAATTTCTGCGAACGGCGCCCGCACTGCGGGCTCGCCCTTTGCCGTGCGGGGCCGCCACACCAGATTCGTCTCCAAGGGGTCGACGAGATAGATCGAGCTGCTCCCGGCCTGACCCTCTATCGCATAGGCGACTTTGCCTTCGAGGTGGTCCAGGTAGGGGAGCGGTATCACGACCTTCTCGCCCCATCTGCCGCTGTTGAGATGCACGTCCGCCGCATAGCTGTAGGAGCCGTCGCCCTTGATATCGATCTCGACCCAGGCGTGGCGGCTCGGATTGCCCAGCACGGAGCCCCGCACGTAGCGGCTGCGTATGCCCGCCTCCGCGAGCGCCATCTGAACAAGCGCGGCCTTGTGCCTGCAGCAGCCGCCGTTCTTGAAGTAGTAGCCTATGGTGTCGGGCCTGCCCGGCCTGCCGAGGCCGTCGGGGACCGGCGAAAAATCGGCCTGTATCCTCACGGCTATGGCTTCGATCTTCTGCTCCAGGGTGAGCCCCTTCTCGTCGCCGATCCTCCTGGCCTCCTCGAGTATCTCGTGCGCCTGCGAGTCATCGCGGAAGTTGACGGTGAGGAGCTCGCGCTTGTAGGTCGATGGGTCGCCCAGCACGAACTCGCCGCCCGGCAGTATGTCGCCGTGGCGCAGCTCCTGGTTCGTGAGTGGCTCGTAGTTCTCGAAGTTTATCCTGGCAAGGGGCTCCGCATCGGGCGATGGGCCCCTCGCAGGCTCGACAGGCGCAGCAGCCGCGGGCGACGCAGCGGGCTCGGCAGGCGGCTCGGATCCCCGCTCAGCCGATGGAGGCTCCGCAGCAGGCCGCTCCGACAGCCTAGGTTTCGGCGGCAGATCTTCCGCATCAACCAGCCGTGGGGTCGGAGGCAGGGGGCGCGCAGCGCTTCGCCCTTTAATGATCCTGTATACGACGTAGGCGGCAGCGCCGGCAAAGGCCAGAAATCCTGCCGTGGCGCCTGCGATCTGCCCGATCCCACTTTCTTCCCTTTCAGCTTTGAGCTTTGAACTTTGATCTTCGACCTTTGAGCTTTGAGCTTCCGGCTTTGAGCTTTGATCTTCGACCTTGAGCTCAAGGGCGGGGCGCTGCGAGGGCTTTCTGTACCACCCGTACTTGAACCCCGAGTCGTCCGGCATCCTGCAGATCGAATAGCCGCTCCTCTCGAGGTCCTTTGCAAAGGCATCTATGCTGGCGGGTTCATTCTTTAGCGGGCGGGGATTTTCGCGGGACAGATCGGCGCAGGCAGGATATATCTCCTGTCTGGGCCGATTGCGGTTTTTGACTCTTTTGGCCATATCTCCCCGCGAATATGGCCCACCCCTTCAATGAGATTATCGGCAGGGTTCAGAAAAAGTTGCGGGAAAATAACGAAAATTTGCCGGGAACGGTAATTCCTCGATATCA from Pseudomonadota bacterium includes the following:
- a CDS encoding transglutaminase domain-containing protein, producing the protein MAKRVKNRNRPRQEIYPACADLSRENPRPLKNEPASIDAFAKDLERSGYSICRMPDDSGFKYGWYRKPSQRPALELKVEDQSSKPEAQSSKVEDQSSKLKAEREESGIGQIAGATAGFLAFAGAAAYVVYRIIKGRSAARPLPPTPRLVDAEDLPPKPRLSERPAAEPPSAERGSEPPAEPAASPAAAAPVEPARGPSPDAEPLARINFENYEPLTNQELRHGDILPGGEFVLGDPSTYKRELLTVNFRDDSQAHEILEEARRIGDEKGLTLEQKIEAIAVRIQADFSPVPDGLGRPGRPDTIGYYFKNGGCCRHKAALVQMALAEAGIRSRYVRGSVLGNPSRHAWVEIDIKGDGSYSYAADVHLNSGRWGEKVVIPLPYLDHLEGKVAYAIEGQAGSSSIYLVDPLETNLVWRPRTAKGEPAVRAPFAEIAQPQPQPQPEPQPKPEPQPQPKPQPQPQPQPEPQPQPDPALARDGIPVPRPSPAGVEPRPAVVPAQLPKPGPVAVSPVPPVDMNQSLMLDTRGLPKEPSTSLDLGSLGLEVPVPRPSPQSKEAKPSAQPAGLPRPKPVAASPVPSVDMNQSLMLDTRGLPKEPSTSLDLGSLGLDLSAQEAVAPRPQPQMERPAFEERETQVYEEGKGLLERVKGFFSRAFSPVNVADRYIVNERTVGQPPPLPPAMKPRLPAPPKMKPLPPDAAYMFDRSIARIEKHLPKAMRADFRKSAITYAVSALRPVHDGKRSAVEGEREIWSRETGEKVLIRGVVRVSETITGPYDRIWGKGPLVSVIRSLSLIAKMPHEERERYLDNRGFLLESVVDRVFIENSGLSLPARLALRMRSIEEFRKAKIDQLHDMAGRLHAEWQRIHRLMRENLIHVAERERTDALRNSAARLDKMKKAPLYNSSDSPPDSWLVRQAAFIAMEEKAWKQASPSASLSDIEIREVHSALFRNGWFKEKAPAERFAMAEALSQILNDPAFRGVRLMHVPNEVLKQAGGKGALINHFGFLTKEGVRQAFDRAGLAQPPAGTTIMLPGDMNEKLPMPRAPELAKPPVDVEAMIEEVRAEIARSQGGRMPIAEKPMELHLHEIEVIRDVSEASMQLDISEMEEIRRAGEASMQLDISDIEEIRAPRASIVDAVLGDRPAKVEAELRDAARAVKVRDSADRAAERAARKARDSVRPRFKI